A stretch of DNA from Roseovarius sp. M141:
GCGCGCAATGCAGCATTTCGCGAAATGTGTTGGCGTCCGCCCCACCAAGACGCACGGCGGCATCGCCATGGGTCTGATCGATCACCAGCACATAGCCCGGATCGGGGCAGGGCAGGCCCACGTCATGCGCGTTATATTTGCTCAGATGCGCCTCTTGCAGCCGGGCGATGGCGCCTTGTGCGCGGTTCATCAGCGTGGTGTCGTCCAGCGGATGGGTGGCCAGTATCTGCTCCAGATCCGACGGCGTGGATGCATCGAAATGGGCGCCCGCACCATCGATTAGAAGACCCAAGGGGGGGCTGCCCGCGCGGCCTGGGTGGACCGAACGCAACCAAGCATCCTCAATCCGGATAAGGCCCGCGCCGGTGCGCGCCGACACGGACTCGCCCCGCCGCGCATAGGGGCTGTGGCCCCAGACGGCGATCAGGTCATCCGCACCGGGCCAGCCCAACCGCATGTTGTACCCCGCCAGCGCCATGATCCGGCGCAGGCGGGGTTGGCGTAAAAAACCGCCGTTGAAATAGAAAACCCGCCGGCGCCCTTCGGCACCGGCGGGCTCTTGGCCGGTCGCGGCCTGCATTAGCTGCCAAATGCACTGCTGACGGTATCGATGTCGCTGACAATGCCGAGCGAGCCGGTAAGCGCGGCGATGACCTTGCTCCAAGTGGCAAAGGGCGCCTCGGTCACGTAGAGAGTGTCCTGATCACGAACCATGAAATCGCGCGCCGTAAAAATGCCGTCCGGCTTCGTCAGGTCCATCACGTAGACCATCCGCTGATCTCCGACCAGATCGTTCCGGCCCAGCACCTGATTGGCAATCGCCGCCGTTTCGTTGCGCATGATGAAAACGCCGGTGGGATCTGCCGCCGCGGCCTGAAGGCCACCGACCGTGGCAATCGCCTCGATCGCGGAAAGGTCCTGCGTCTGGAATGTCACGCGCGATTGCGAGCCGGTCGCGCCAAGCGCGGTAAAGGCGCGGGTATCCTGCTCAACCAGAATTCGGTCACCGCCGCGCAGGGCGATGTCGAATTCGGGATACTTGTAGAGGTCCTGAAACCAGACTTTGCTACGCGCGCCGCCGCGCAGGATGGTAATCTGGGCAACCTCGGCGGGGATGACGATGCCGCCGGCTGCCGATAGCATTGCCGACAGTGTACGCGTCGGCCGCTGGATAGGATAGACACCCTGTGCGCCGACCGAGCCGGCCAGCGATACGGTGGCGCCGTCACCGGCAAGGCGGCGGACTTGCACCTGCGGGTCTGGCGTCTGCTCGTCCAGCTTGGACGTGATGATCTGGCGGATCGATTCAGGTGTGTTGCCGGCAGCGCGAACGCGGCCCGCGTAGGGCACGAAGATAAAACCGCTGCCGTCGACCTGGACCTCTTCCAGCACGGACTGGTTTGCCGTCTCGCCCGTGAGAAGCCCGTTATCGACGTTTTCCCAGA
This window harbors:
- a CDS encoding polysaccharide biosynthesis/export family protein; this translates as MNIQTSRWARSVALAAIAMVMASCSLPQVGPNKKQIYAGSVQRSGESHIVSVNSHVTRVTSAQPALGFSDTFRNAGRLGSDTINPGDTLGLTIWENVDNGLLTGETANQSVLEEVQVDGSGFIFVPYAGRVRAAGNTPESIRQIITSKLDEQTPDPQVQVRRLAGDGATVSLAGSVGAQGVYPIQRPTRTLSAMLSAAGGIVIPAEVAQITILRGGARSKVWFQDLYKYPEFDIALRGGDRILVEQDTRAFTALGATGSQSRVTFQTQDLSAIEAIATVGGLQAAAADPTGVFIMRNETAAIANQVLGRNDLVGDQRMVYVMDLTKPDGIFTARDFMVRDQDTLYVTEAPFATWSKVIAALTGSLGIVSDIDTVSSAFGS